The genomic interval CCCCGTTGCTGGGCATCCCTCGGGGAGGATGGGACTTGCAAGGATTttcagagaagaggaggccaaACGAAAACCCATAAAATCAGGGCACAGGAAAGGTCgctaactatttttttttgtcatgcaCAAACGCACCAATTTCTCTGCGTTGGTCAGAACGACACAAAGCTAtggaggaggaaagaagcagCCAGGCTGCCCTGGAACACGGCACCAACGTGCACACAAACAGAGCAGGGCATGGCTGTAGGGAGAAGCGAGGACGTGGGGGCCAACCGCAGCTTGCggcctcttcctcctcacacGGCTGAGGCTTCTCAGCTCAGCCCTCAGCACCCTTAAGCCGAGATTTGCCGTGGTTTACCAGAAGCAGCTCCGAAATCCACTAAAACCAGCAGGAGTCTCCGCGAGGGACGGTCCCGCTTGGGGTTAGCACGTAGGTGAAGGGCTCGATTCCTTCTCACGTCGGCCTTCAAACCTGTGCTGCAGATACAGAGCTCGGGCTGCAAACCCACAGCCCCTTTCCTTCACCCCAAGCGTGGATTTCACCCGTGGAGCCaatgctgctctctgctctcctgctgcgCAGGGGCTCGGGCACAGCCCCTGCACCTTCCCTGCGCCGAGCATAGCGAGAAGCTGCGGCTCAGCGCTCGGGCAGGCAAATTCCCCGCGGGCTGGGCGACCACACCACCAGCCAGCGTGAGCGAGGCAGCGACAACAGGCAAAATAAGACTGCCCGCTCAGCACAGACCACCCTGATGTTGGATTAAACAGGCTGTGGAACCGCTCTCAGTGCGGAAAGGATCTTTTTCCTGGCACCAGTTTAGCTCAACTGCGATTGTCCCATGAAAATAgaggagatttttatttctgtcaggTTTTTAGAAAGGTTTCTTTGACCCAGGAACACCGCTCAGGAGATCCTGTCTGTTACCTACCGGCCCGAGGAAAATTCTCCCTTCAAGTCCCAGATGATGTGGGGATGAGCACAAGTGCTTTTTATCTTCCAAGCACGCCTCTCGTTTCAGCAGCTTTATAATGCTGCTTGGTTCAGCCTCAGCAGCTTCCCGTCTTGTCAGGGTCTCTGCATGAAGCCGCATTAGAGAAGGGCGGCGGGGGAAATCGGGGTGGCCAAGAACCGGCTCTTACAAGAGAGGGAAAGTAAATCGAGTTTTGTAGCCAGTTCCTTGCGAATCCCAGCCTAGATCCAAACTGCTCAGATTATGAGAACTCGGTCTGCGTCCAGGAGCGTGGCAGCCTGCCTCTGAATGGGAACTTTGTGCTCCCCCGGCTGCTGGCACACAGACCCCGACAGCACCGGCGGGCAGGGCACTGGTGCCACGAGCTCTGCCTCGTCCCAGCCCTCTGCGGGGCCGCTGCCAAATCCAGCGTGGTCCTGGGAACAGCTACAGGCACCCATCCCCTGCACGGGGCTTCGCCTAGCTATGGGActgaacagaaaggaaaaccacctctgctcctctgcagagAGGAGACTCGCCGAGCCTGAAACGTGCACACACGGGCGTGAGCCAAAGGAAaggcaggagagggaagagaaggctcaccGATCCGCTTTTCCAGGTCTGCAGCCTCACTGGGGGTGGCTCTGGGCAGGATACCTGGGTCCCTGAAGCTTGTCTGGAGCAGGCAGCTGATGACAAAGAAGAATAGGACGGCTGCAATGATGGGGATGGCCAGGGTCAGGTGGCTGGCAAGGAAGGGACAGCtgtgaaaagagagaaaaaagcacCGTTACCAACCATCCCTACAGAACTGGCCATCAGCTATCATGCTACACGCTATGAATtatcatgggggggggggactgaagcgctgctgctttgcagagacCCCTGGAAAGGCAAGAGCCAGCCCTGAGAGCACCCTGCAGCTCTGGAGCTGCACTGGGAGGACCGGGTCTTGGACACAAAGCACGAGCTCCTCTACGCAACCTCGGTGCCCTTCTGAAGCCCCAGATTCATACTGCAAAAACCTGCAGAAACCAAAGTCCGGTCACCTTCTACATGGCAGCAGCAACGACAACACACGGAGAAACACCCGGAATTAATCAGGGATCAAAATCAGCGCAAATGTGGTCCTGCTGCATCCGAAGCTGAGGGACCTCGGCTTCGATTCAGCACAGCTTTGCTGCCTCGGGACGATTCGCGTGCCTTCGTGCCGCGCCAGACGCCTGACCCGCACACATCAGCGCCGCAGGTGCTGCGACCTGCCGGCACCGAAGCGGCCGATGCCCACTCCGGCACCCAGGGACCAGCGTTATCAAAAGCCGGGCGGCTCCATCACCCCCAGCACGACCACGAGGACTCGAGGGACGCGGCTCCTTACGTAACGCGGGGCTGGAGCCCCCCTCCCGCTCTGCAAAGGGATTTGCTATTCTGAGCACTGGTAagcaccggcaccgggcacAGCGCGGCGAGCTGCCTGAGCCCCGCGGCAGCGCTAAGTCCTGGTGACACAGCGAGGCAGCGAAGGGATTAAGTAACTTTTGTCTCAGCTCAGCTGTCCAGGACAAAGCAGACATCGAGCTACAAAATCCCCTCGGCCTGAGAGCAGCGCTGCTGCCGAGCCCCTCCGCCCTCTCCCTGGTGGAGGGACAGAAAGGGCTCCGAAATCAGAGAGACGAGCGTCCTTGCCATCCGTTTTTGGGTGGATCTCTGGAGTCCTCTTTCCTCCTTCAGGCAGCAAGAAATTACGTAAAAATGTCAACTATAGACACAGTTACTGGCTTTTTTTATGCATCTAGCAAAGCGTAACTGATGCAACAGAAGCACACCCCTACAGAAACAACGTGGAAAGCCCCGGGACATCTTTAACCGAGAAACAGTGACTAGGCAAGACGGGAGGAGGGAGCAGATGTCCTCTGCTTGGCCCCGCACAAAGCAGTtactgtgctggtgctgctcgtTAGCTTCAGACCGAGCTGGGAAAGCTGTCGGAGAGGCACGGACGCCACCGAGAGAGGAGCATTCGTGCAGGGATGCGTTGCTGCCCGGAGCCTGGCTGGCTTCTCAGCACCTCTCATCCGACCAAAAGCCTTCGTCCGCCCGGCTGCAGCGTTGCTCAGAGGCTCGGAGGGATAACCCTGGGACCCCGAGGCAGGCGCGATCCCCTGCTTGGTGCAGCAGTGGGAAGAACAAGCCCCGTGTGAGAAGCACGGGGCTGGGACAGCGGAGCCCCGAGTGCTGGGTGCTCCTTCCCCGGCTCCTCCCGGGCACCGCAGGGTGCTCCCGGCTCTCCCTGCCCGCGGGGCGCAGGAACCCGGAGCCGCAGGGCTGCAGTCCCAAAGGACAGCAGGGCCGGCTTCCCAAACGGAGAGCGGAGGGGGCAGAGgctgctccctctcccccagACACAGCGAGGGCAGACCCTCGGGGTGAGACCCCCGGCACACcgctcctgctgcccctccgTACCACATCCACCCTACAAACTCCTGGCAGCGATTCCAGATGGATTTCTGCCCTCCTTAGGCTCGGAGGGGAGGGATGGCTGGACGCCGGGAGGGCACCCCGCTGCTGTGAGCGGATTCCCCTCTTTGGGGCGCAGCTCCTAAACCAGCCCCCAAGgtgcggggctgcccctgcccacccctccTGAGCagggggggtctttggggaccAGGGGTGACCCTGAGCACCTGGGGGCAGGACGTGGGGACCCAGAGGCTCCCAGTtagagcggggctgggggctcagcaGCAGGCGGGACGGCTCTGGGTGAGGCAGTGGGGGGTGCCcggagggacagggggacaaggaggagagggagacaaGGGGGGATAGGGAAACGAGGGGGGGCAGGGAGATagggaaattgggggggggcagtgggacAAGGGCGATAGGGAAATAGGGAAATGGGAGGACAGGGGGACAATGGGATATAGGGAAACGGGGAGATGGACAGGGGGATAAGGGGaatggggggacaggggactAGGGGAGATGGGGGACAAGGGGGATATGGAAATGGGAATACAGGGCGATATGGGGGATATGGAAATGGGGGGACAGGATGACAAGGGGGACAGGAATGGGGGAGATGGGTGATGGAGGGAcaagggggatgggggggcaagGAATGGGGGAACGAGGGAGacggggggatggggggacggGGAAACGGgacaggagggaaggggacaggaggggggggggacaggggcacaCCGCAGggcacggagcccccccccgggccccatccccgcagccccgcggggcgggTTACGCGTCCGGGACTCACTCGAAGGCGAAGAAGAGGCCGCTGGTGGCCAGGATGAGGCCGAGCGTGAGGACGAAGACGCCGCTGTGCCGCGCCAGCATCAGGCGGCCGCCGCAGTAGAAGCGGTTGCGGCCGGGGAACACCTCCCATTTccgccggggccgccgggccgggccgggcccttcggaggaggctgaggaggaggcggcggcggcggggacggcGGGAGGGGgaggctcggggccggggccgggcccgggggcggcgggcgggatGTGCCGGTAGCCGCGCTCCTGCATGGCgccgcccgcagcgcccggcccgcTGCCgagccccgcgcagccccgcggcccggccccgccccgcggacGTgtcggccccgccccccgccggagccccgccccccgcgggggtctcgccccgcccccccacccccgtccCCTCGCTGCGCCCCCTGGCGGCAGCGCCgaggcagcggggggggggggcggcggcaccgggggctcCTGGATTCCCCCCCGCGTCCCTCCGAGCCCCCAGATCACGGAATCCTAGAAAAGTAGGGGTGGAAGAGACAGGCCCCAGGTCCTTCGGAGCCTTGAATCCCGGAGGCATGAGGGTTAGGAAAGGCCTCCAGGCTCACCTGGTCCAACCgcccccctaccaccaccatcacccgctaaccatgtccccaggcaccacgtccaacctctccttgaacacccccagggacggtgactccaccacctccctgggcaacccgtcccaacgcctgaccgctctttctgagaagaaatgtctcctcatttccagcctgagcctcccctggcacaacctgaggccgttccctctggtcctgtccctggttacctgtgagaagaggccgaccccagctccccacacctccctttcaggcagctgcagagagcaacgagctctgccctgagcctccccttccccagaccAAACCACCCCAGATCCCTCAGTTGATGCCCTGGATCCCCGAGGACCACGGGAAGCACAGCTCAGTCACCAAGCAGCAaccaagcagcagcaccacactgcattttttttattttttttaaatacaaaaagtgAGTTTCTATGCCGACCGCCCcctctgcagcctgtgcagaCACGGAGCCACAGCCGCTGCCTACGTCCAAGGCAAGAAGTTGCAGtgcagagccagccccagcagccagtAGGCCAGGAAATAGCCCAGGACGCACTTGCTGCGGGGGGTCGCGAGGGGGTAGCTCCGCAGCAGCCTGAGCAGGGGGTTTGCCGCAGCCCCCGTCCCGCAGGAGCCGGGCGACGCACCCAGCGCCAACCCCATGGGGGGAGGCACCGCGCTTTGCCCGGCAGCGCCTTCAGTCCAGAGCCAGCGCTCGTGTTCTTGCAGCAGGTGGGCCGAGAACCAGTAGAGGACGGGACTGGAGGAGCCGAGGAACCTGGTCAGCACCtggaagagacagagagaatCCCGTAAGCCGTGGGGCTGGCCCCAAGCAACCCCGACCGCGAGCGATGGAAGGCGTGATCCATCTGCCTCCAACAGGCTGCTGATAAAGGGGAAGAAATACAGCCCCGGGCTGCGGTGCTGGAATTTATTGCACTCGCAACAAAACAACTCGACTGCAGgctgctttatttattaaaatgttcttgtgAGCGGCCAAGCGGTCGCCGGGTTTTGGACAAACACGGGGACTGCCACCGAAATCTTTGTCACAGCCGCGCTCGGGAACtgtgacagcagctgcagaggagatCCAAGTCTCACTCCTCAATtaattttcctgtgaaaaccCCTGCACTGAGTGCTGCTAAAAAGACCTTGAAGCACTTCTGAAGGGCTGGCCCAGGCTCCGGGTCCTCTCGCTGCCACCCGCTGGACTCAGCCCAGCAGGACGGTGACCCGGCTCCTGGGCGAGCGGCAAGTCAGAtgccagccaccagcagccGGTCCCTCTGATCAGTCCCGGTATCCTCGCACACCGAGCACCCGGAAACCCTTTGGGAACTCCCCAGCAGGTGCCGGATGGCTTTGGAAGCAGCTCCAAAATGGGAGAgggaaagcttttgttttgcagctgcAACACCACTGAGCTGGGACTGCCACCAACCGCCCTCAGCCACCGCCCCACGCTCCCTGTAAGAAATCGCTTGCGTTGCTACGAAGGCCCTACCTGCACGTGCATGCAGAAGAATCCAAAGAGCAGCAGGGCCGTGGCGTGCACCACGTACACAAAGACAGCGGGGCAGCAAAATCCAGCTCTTGGTTTACCCTCTTGTtcatcctttcttctctctagACCGAGAGTCAGGCAGTGCCGAGGGTTTGCAACGACGTAGGTCCCGGCAGCCCAGAAGCCCAGAAACGTGACAGgcaaagcaagcaagaaatTTGGTACCTGCCTGAGCTCAAAATACCTTAGAAAGCCTACGTTCCAGTAAACATCTTGAATATAGGAATAGACCACAGGGAACCGCTGGGAGCACCACGTGGGTTTAACCCCGCTCATGGCTGCCAGATGATAGCCCTTGTccagagccagctgctgcagcggCTTGGGGACATCCAGCTCCAGGCCGGTGCCAGGGCCACAAAACCTCACGTAGGCGTAATActggaataaaacaaaaggCAGGCAAATCCCGGCACACGTCACAACCGCTGAAGACGCCACGCTAAGGAGCTGCCTCCATAAAGGAGAGAGCGTCCTTCCCGGTCCTGAGCCCACCTGGAACCGGAGGGCGAAGCACTTAGCGCAGGAGTAGAGGAAGAAGCCGGCATTGACCAGCCCGTTGGCGCGCACGCCAGAGGCGAGGGAGAAGAGCAGGGCGctgagccagctctgccccttcTCCAGTCGCCACATGGCGCCGAACGCCAGGCAGGCGAACATGCTCTCCGAGTAAGCAGCTGCCATGAACACGTTGGCAGGGCTGATACAAAAGAGAAGGGCAGCGAGGAAGGCCGCCCTGCGGCACCGCAGCACGCCACAGCCCAGCTCGTACAGGGCAGCGGCGGCCAGCACGGAGAAGAGCGAGTTGAGAAGGACGGCCGAGAGCAGCAGGCGGCTCCGCAAACGCagcagcggctgcaggggcCACAGAGCCCCCTCGGCCACGGCACGCAGGCTGAGGGGGTAGAGAGGGAAGAAGGCGCAGTTGTGTTCGTACAGGTAGCCCCGCTCGGCGATGAAGAGGAAGTGCTCGGCGTCCCAGCGCGCCAGGCCTCCCAGCAGCCGCTCCGCCAGCACGTCCCACGCGCCGGGCTCGGGCAGCCGAGGCGGGGAGAAGGCATCCGCAGCGTGGTCCGGGATCAGGAGGTCGAACACGGcctggaaggaggagaagagagggctgGAGTCCGGCAGAGAGCCTCGTGGATCCTGCTGAAAGCACCGAGCTGGAGGAGGAATTTGGAGTTTCAAGGAGACGAGAGCAGCACAAAAGACAGGCTAACGGGCTTTCCAGCAGGGGTGCCTGTAAGACTGCGAAAAAGTACAGACTGTTTTGGGGCATTTACAGCTGAATtgagtaaaactgaaaatatccaGCAAGAATCCCTGTGGAATTGGATAAGGAAAGGCTCAGTGCCATGCTCGGGCATATCTAGCTGCAGGTGCTCACaccagctgcctctgcagcactgGCAAGCCTCCTTTGCTACTGAATTTGGCGTTCCTGTCCCAGCTGATGTGCAAGGAAGAGGAGACAGAACTCAAGAAAAGATTTTCCCAGAGGAAACTGATGCGGAGGACAAATGAAAACGTGTTTCTGAAAAGAACAGCTCCCCCAAATGCAAGTTCTGCAGTTTACTACGTGGAGACTGGGATGAGTCCTTGGCAAAGGATTCAGCATcggcagagaaaagagaaagggcCACACTAAACAAATCGGGACTAACGGTCCTACAAAGGCGATGTTTTACAATGAAGCACACAGCTGGACCAAGCGGGCCTCTGGCATTTGCAGTACAGAGTCTGTCATCGCTGCCGATGGCCCCGCTCAGCCCACACAGCGGTGACTGGGCTGCCACCATCTGCTGGCCGCTGGCCCGCTCCCGGGGACGTTTCCCAGGCTGGTTTTGCTTCGCAAGGGCCGTGGCTACAGCTGGGCTCCGCTGGCTGCCTCGGCGCACACACAGCTAGGACGGAGCAGACCAAGAGCAACTGAGCCACCCCACACTCAGAGGAGGATGTCTCTGAAGCGAGACTTGGGAGGAACGTGCAGGAGGAGATCACTGTTCCTGTTCTGCGGATAAACAGAGCCACCAGCCCCTCGTGCTGCCAAACCCGCCTCTTGCAACAGCAGCATGAAAACACGGTAAGTTAGCAGGAAACGTTTGTAATTTTACTTAACAGCAACCTGCCTCCCTGGATGCAGCTGGCCTCCTGCTTCTCCACGTGGGAAGGTGATTTCCCAGccccgcaggagcagccagctcGTGGCGCACCAGGTGGTGCCAGGGAGAGAAGCCTCTGAGCAGCGAACAACAGACACTGCAGCACCTTCGGTTCAGGATCAGACTTGCCTGCAGCAGAAGCGTCAGGGCTCTGCAGCACACTGCAGACCGCACGACCTCTCGGAGGTAGGGATCCTGTCTGTTCACCAGCTCCATTCCAAGCTTGAAAGCTGCCTCAGTAGCTCCCTGATGCCAAGGAAGTTCTCCCTCTGGTTTTGGAAACCTGAACTGATAAACAGAGAGCAGAGAGACAAAAAGTTATTTCTGGCTTCAGCCGTGCTTGTAAATTATGCACCTTTATTTACTATCAGGTATTTCAAAGGGCTGCGACTCTCTGTGAACAAGAAAGTCACGTATAAAGAGCTCACGGATCTGAGAGATGACAGAAGGCTTCTTTGATACtgttcctaaaaataaaattaaaaaaaaatatccctgaCTTCTCAACCTTGGCTAGGATGCAGAGGAAGAGAGGCTGTAACGTGTTCCCTCAGCGCACTTCTGACCAGGCCAGTGTAAATACCTGAAGCAGCCTCGTTGGCCTCCTCACCGCCTGCCTCAGCAGAACCACCAGCGGCTCCAGCCACAGCTCAGCCAAGCATCTACGCACACATCCTAGTTCCAACGTGTTCAATGGGATTTAAACCTTTTTTGGACTGGAGACAGAACGAGAACGTGGACTCGGAGCGTAACATCCGTGCGAGCACTTTGCCAGCGGGCTCCTAGTCGGTCAGGCGCTGCCAGGCACGCTCGGCTCtcgcctgctccctgcccagagCTTGCTCCTGGGAATCAGAAATCTGCGTTATTGCGGGCTGCCTTCACTGCACGGCCCTACAAGCTCCTTCGGGGCACGCTGAAGAAGAGGCAGGCTTCCCCCACCGCTTCCCTCCATCGCAGGCAGCGTCTTCACGACGTGACACTTGCGTAACGCCACCCTCTCCACCTGCAATCTCCCAACGTTTTGGCAGGGGTCCTGCTCTCCAGAGCGAGGGCATCTGCCTGTCAAGCAAGCTGCATATGCCGAGGTGGCTCTCTTCCATCTCTTCCCTGAAAACCTTACCTGCAAGATTTAAAACACTTTGCAGAGTCTCGCCGCTTTCTTTTCTGTACGTTCTGGATTGACATTCTGGGACCAGCTCTGAAAACTGCTGGCCCGGAGCCACAAAGGCAGGCAGTATCTGTTATGCAGCTTTTTAAGATAACACATTTCTTCCGTTGGTTCCCCAGCCACCAACTGCTTTTCAGTTTGAGAAACAGAAGACCCGCAGCTCTCTCTGGGCTCCAACGACACCACATCCTGCACCATTTCCCACCTGCCATCTTTCTAATCCAGCGCGCGACAGGACGTAAAGATCCCCAGAACGATCACCTGATGATCCAACAACGCTCTGAGGTTTTCCTATTCCCattttaatgacagaaaaaacCGGCAGGTTAAAAGCTGCATGCGGGAGCAGAAAGCAAGGCACtagcaaagccaaaaaaaaaaaaaaaaaaacaagacccGAGTGCACTCATTTATAGCTCCAGTCCTGAACCACAGGGTTATGCTTCCTATTTTGCCACATACaaaagttttggttttgctcaTATTCTCCTCTTGCTCCAGAGCATTCACAGCTACAGACAAAGCAGCTAGTGGGAGGCACGTTCTCCTGAATCACGAAGCTGCAATGTTATTTTAAGAGAGGGGATACTTCAGCCCAGCTGTAAATTCTATTAAAGCGCATTCACAGCTGCAAATCCTATTAAAGCAGAGAGGCAAAAATTGTCCAAGCactttaaatatacatattttttaaaagcagagagaaaacctAGCATGAATGTGCCAAGAAGGCTCAAagcaaacagctttaaaaagccTGCTCCTGTCACGATGCAGCACACCTTGTAACAGAAAGCAACGACATCTACAAAAAGCTGCAGCCCACAAGCACCATTCTGGGAGAGAACAGTGTCAGAGCTGGCATGCCTCTGCCCCAAAAAGCGCCGCTTAAAAGAGCACCTGCacgaacagaaaaaaagagacaccAAAAGGCAGAAGCGggttaaaaacatttcagtaggAAAAGATGCAGCCTTCGTTAAGGACGCGTTTCTCTCCACGTTCTGCGCTCCCACCCGGCTCTTTGCTCTCAGATGCGACTCCCGTTTTGCTCGCtctggaaactatgctaaaaAAAGGACGCGAACGCGAACGCATTAGACACTGGGTAAATTATCGCGTGCACGAAAATAAGAGCTCGGCAAGGCCTGTACAAATGCAGTGGAGACCGGTTACCACCCGGTGGCAGCAGGCACTCGCTACAAAGGCATTTCCTCCCTCCGCACAGCACGGCCATCGGTTCCTGGAGAGGTTACGGGGTTCCTCGGCCGAAACCTATTCCTCTGCATCCCAGGAACGCCGAGCAGAAGTTTGGGCACCTCTCGGTGCTCCTCTCACTTGCCGTCAGGTTCAAGAGATGCTCCAGGTgtatttaaaaagttgttttaacCAATATTCAGAGGGGGGAAAGACTGCTTTCCGTAACCCCTGATTTTTTAGGCCTGTTTCCGCAAGCTAGGTTGTCCTACGGGCCGCTACAGCCCCGTAGGGTCGCTACAGCCTCTCTTGCTCTGATACTGGTGCCTGCGGCCCCAGCACGGCTCACGCTGGATCTGAACGCAAAATGGTGTAAGAAACGGGCACGTTCCTACCCGCTGGGCCCTTTGTGACAGCTCAGGTGTTTGCACGCCGTCTACGCTGGCTCAGAAGGTACCCGGACCTCCCGGCGTGAGCCGACAGAGCCAACGCCGCCGCTGCCAGGCGTTTATTTACCTTGGGTCTGAGCACGCCGTGACGAAGCGAGCGTGAGAACGTGCCCGGGTCGCTTCCCTGTTTCTACGCCTGCAACTTGCTGCCCTACGCACTGGAAGGATAAAATCCTGCAAAGGATAAAGTCCTGCGATAAAATCCTGCTCCGTGCACGCTGACTGGGGGGCTGCGCTCGCCAGGTCTGAGGGCCCCAATCCTCGCCTGGGGTTTGACCTGggggggagagcagagctgtTCCCCCTCGCTCGGGACACGGCCTGCAGCTCGAGGAGGCTCCAGCGGCGGCCGGAGCACCAAATAAGCGCCCGGCTGGCACAAAAACCACCGCCGTGTTCGTGAGGGGGTCACCACACGGCGCTGCACGGCCCGGCCAGCGCCCCGAGCCAACCCCAGGGGCACGGCCTCGTGGCCCTCCCCTGCCTCTTTTACTCATAAGGCCTCTCGAGGGCCGGCCCCAGCGTTCGGCTGGGAAACCAGCA from Anser cygnoides isolate HZ-2024a breed goose chromosome 24, Taihu_goose_T2T_genome, whole genome shotgun sequence carries:
- the PIGV gene encoding GPI mannosyltransferase 2 isoform X4; translation: MGGVAGSARVRSCREGAVAAGWSRRGSRALGAQFRFPKPEGELPWHQGATEAAFKLGMELVNRQDPYLREVVRSAVCCRALTLLLQVLTRFLGSSSPVLYWFSAHLLQEHERWLWTEGAAGQSAVPPPMGLALGASPGSCGTGAAANPLLRLLRSYPLATPRSKCVLGYFLAYWLLGLALHCNFLPWT
- the PIGV gene encoding GPI mannosyltransferase 2 isoform X3, translated to MELVNRQDPYLREVVRSAVCCRALTLLLQAVFDLLIPDHAADAFSPPRLPEPGAWDVLAERLLGGLARWDAEHFLFIAERGYLYEHNCAFFPLYPLSLRAVAEGALWPLQPLLRLRSRLLLSAVLLNSLFSVLAAAALYELGCGVLRCRRAAFLAALLFCISPANVFMAAAYSESMFACLAFGAMWRLEKGQSWLSALLFSLASGVRANGLVNAGFFLYSCAKCFALRFQVGSGPGRTLSPLWRQLLSVASSAVVTCAGICLPFVLFQYYAYVRFCGPGTGLELDVPKPLQQLALDKGYHLAAMSGVKPTWCSQRFPVVYSYIQDVYWNVGFLRYFELRQVPNFLLALPVTFLGFWAAGTYVVANPRHCLTLGLERRKDEQEGKPRAGFCCPAVFVYVVHATALLLFGFFCMHVQVLTRFLGSSSPVLYWFSAHLLQEHERWLWTEGAAGQSAVPPPMGLALGASPGSCGTGAAANPLLRLLRSYPLATPRSKCVLGYFLAYWLLGLALHCNFLPWT
- the PIGV gene encoding GPI mannosyltransferase 2 isoform X2, which encodes MGGVAGSARVRSCREGAVAAGWSRRGSRALGAQFRFPKPEGELPWHQGATEAAFKLGMELVNRQDPYLREVVRSAVCCRALTLLLQAVFDLLIPDHAADAFSPPRLPEPGAWDVLAERLLGGLARWDAEHFLFIAERGYLYEHNCAFFPLYPLSLRAVAEGALWPLQPLLRLRSRLLLSAVLLNSLFSVLAAAALYELGCGVLRCRRAAFLAALLFCISPANVFMAAAYSESMFACLAFGAMWRLEKGQSWLSALLFSLASGVRANGLVNAGFFLYSCAKCFALRFQYYAYVRFCGPGTGLELDVPKPLQQLALDKGYHLAAMSGVKPTWCSQRFPVVYSYIQDVYWNVGFLRYFELRQVPNFLLALPVTFLGFWAAGTYVVANPRHCLTLGLERRKDEQEGKPRAGFCCPAVFVYVVHATALLLFGFFCMHVQVLTRFLGSSSPVLYWFSAHLLQEHERWLWTEGAAGQSAVPPPMGLALGASPGSCGTGAAANPLLRLLRSYPLATPRSKCVLGYFLAYWLLGLALHCNFLPWT
- the PIGV gene encoding GPI mannosyltransferase 2 isoform X1 — protein: MGGVAGSARVRSCREGAVAAGWSRRGSRALGAQFRFPKPEGELPWHQGATEAAFKLGMELVNRQDPYLREVVRSAVCCRALTLLLQAVFDLLIPDHAADAFSPPRLPEPGAWDVLAERLLGGLARWDAEHFLFIAERGYLYEHNCAFFPLYPLSLRAVAEGALWPLQPLLRLRSRLLLSAVLLNSLFSVLAAAALYELGCGVLRCRRAAFLAALLFCISPANVFMAAAYSESMFACLAFGAMWRLEKGQSWLSALLFSLASGVRANGLVNAGFFLYSCAKCFALRFQVGSGPGRTLSPLWRQLLSVASSAVVTCAGICLPFVLFQYYAYVRFCGPGTGLELDVPKPLQQLALDKGYHLAAMSGVKPTWCSQRFPVVYSYIQDVYWNVGFLRYFELRQVPNFLLALPVTFLGFWAAGTYVVANPRHCLTLGLERRKDEQEGKPRAGFCCPAVFVYVVHATALLLFGFFCMHVQVLTRFLGSSSPVLYWFSAHLLQEHERWLWTEGAAGQSAVPPPMGLALGASPGSCGTGAAANPLLRLLRSYPLATPRSKCVLGYFLAYWLLGLALHCNFLPWT